A genomic segment from Acyrthosiphon pisum isolate AL4f chromosome A3, pea_aphid_22Mar2018_4r6ur, whole genome shotgun sequence encodes:
- the LOC100161650 gene encoding geranylgeranyl pyrophosphate synthase (The sequence of the model RefSeq protein was modified relative to this genomic sequence to represent the inferred CDS: added 45 bases not found in genome assembly), translating into MENMFSTSGEKETDEKLLQPFTYIMQVPGKQIRAKLAHAFNYWLKIPSDKLAVIGDIVQMLHNSSLLTDDIQDNSVLRRGIPVAHSIYGVASTINAANYMSFVALERTLSLGHPMATTVYTEQVLELHRGQGMEIYWRDNYTCPTEDEYKKMTIRKTGGLFMLAIRLMQLFSDSTNDFTKLTGILGLYFQIRDDYCNLCLQEYSENKSYCEDLTEGKFSFPIIHAIHTRPEDKQVIHILRQRTRNVDVKKYCVKLLDNYGSFEHTRKVLTQLDADARKEVENLGGNPLMIKILDGLRTWSYNFDEKTNN; encoded by the exons AAACTCTTGCAGCCTTTCACATATATTATGCAAGTGCCAGGCAAGCAAATCAGAGCTAAACTAGCTCATGCATTTAATTATTGGTTGAAAATTCCATCAGACAAATTGGCTGTTATTGGAGACATAGTGCAGATGTTGCATAACTCTAGTCTCTT AACTGATGATATCCAAGATAATTCAGTCTTGAGACGTGGTATACCCGTGGCTCATTCAATCTATGGTGTTGCTAGTACAATCAATGCTGCAAATTACATGTCATTTGTTGCATTAGAACGAACCCTGAGCCTAGGACATCCAATG gctACCACTGTATACACTGAACAGGTGTTAGAACTTCACCGAGGTCAAGGAATGGAAATTTATTGGCGGGATAATTATACATGTCCAACTGAagatgaatacaaaaaaatgacaatcagaa agACTGGCGGTTTATTTATGCTTGCTATCAGACTTATGCAGTTATTCAGCGACAGTACTAATGACTTCACAAAACTTACTGGAATATTAGGATTGTATTTTCAGATTCGAGATGATTATTGTAACTTGTGTTTGCAAGAA TATTCTGAAAACAAGAGCTATTGTGAAGATTTAACAGAAGGAAAGTTCAGTTTCCCTATTATACATGCAATACATACTCGCCCTGAAGACAAACAAGTGATTC ACATTTTGCGACAGCGAACAAGAAATGTTGATGTGAAAAAGTACTGTGTGAAGTTGTTGGATAATTATGGTTCGTTTGAACATACAAGGAAGGTGTTGACACAATTAGATGCAGATGCTCGCAAGGAAGTGGAAAATCTTGGTGGCAATCCattgatgattaaaatattagacgGACTTAGAACCTGGtcatataattttgatgaaaagACAAACaattaa